The genomic region CCCGACAAGTGTCAACAAGTATGGGATATTTTGCAAGAAGGAGAAAAAGGAACGGTAATACTAAGGAGATAAATATGACAGACTGTTTTCAAAGGTGTTTAGTTATTATTATTTTATTTTTGTTTGGTTTTTGTTATTCAGAATCCTGTTATGGAGGCTCTTTATGCACTGAGAAAAATGCTACACTTGATTGCTTAAAAAATAATTTTGATGAATTATACATGACCGATTACAATCTTTTTTTTGAAATTTTGGAAAAAGCTAAAATAAAAGCAACCTCTTGTAAGTCATATATATATACTGCTAATTTTTTGGAGCTAGCTAAGTATGGGTTAACAAATGCAGAATTTGCAGAGTATTTTGGTGAAGTTATTGAAGAATTACTAATAAATAATCCAAAATGTTTTTTTGATTCTGCTCTTATTGTAGATGGAGCAAGTTTAAAAAACCTTATTTATAAATTGCAATCTCCTATTACTGATAATGATAAAAAAATAAGAAAGACTTTTGAAAAATATAGAATGAACAAAAAATATAAAAAAGTAATAAATCTTTATTTCAACAAGAAGCAAGCAGAAAAGTAAAAAGAGATAGTTTTATTAATTAGCCTTATATTATTGGCATGTAATTCAAAACCTAGTAAGGAACTCGAACAGAAATGGCAGCAATCCTTTCGCTAGGCACTGATTTATGGTTATACCAACTTTAAAGGATACTTTGTCGATACAGATGTGTCCGTTTATATTTTTAGCTACCAATTTCCTTCTAAGTTATCATCTAAGAAAATTTTTTCTTCTCTACGAGAGCAGCTTAAAGGTTATAATTCAGTCTCTGAATCTAAAGATGAATTAGTATTGAGGCGGTATGCCCCAATCCAATCACATGAGGTTTTTGATGAGTACCGGTTTTTAATAAATGAACAACGCAAGAGAATAACTGTAATGTTTGCGAGCTTGGATTCACCAGCGGAAATTAAGAATCATTCCTTTTTTATAAAGGAGCTTCAAAAAGCACACAATGCTACTTCAGGATAATCAGGGACACATCCCCAATAAAAAATAAAATCAAAAAGTAGTAAGAACTTACACATTAAATCTGAAATTTATTATGTCTCCGTCTTTTACTTCGTAAGTTTTTCCTTCAAGTCTTAACAATCCTTTCTCGCGCACTACAGATATGCTTCCGTTCGAGATAAGATCATCATATGAAACGGTCTCTGCTCTTATAAAGCCTCTTTCGATGTCAGAATGGATCTTTCCTGCTGCCTCAGATGCAGTCATGCCTTTTCTTATTGTCCATGCCCTCACCTCAGGTTCCCCTGCAGTAAGAAATGATATTAATCCCAGCAGGTCATATGAAATCGTGATCAGCTTATTTAAAGCAGGTTCTGCAATTCCCATGTCATCCAGAAATGCCTTTGCGTCTTCCTTTGCCATCTGTGCAACTTCCATTTCGAATTTACCGCATAGGCTCAGGACTTTTACCTGAGGCTCTTTTAATGATTTTTCTATCTCTGAGATTATTAAAGATGTTTTTTCTGAGTTCAGATCCTGTTCTCCGATATTCAGAACAATTACCTCAGGCTTTATTGACATGAATTGTAGATTTTTCATTATCTTCTGTTCCTCATCAGAAAATTCCAATGTTCTCAGCGGCATCTCTTTTTCAAGAGCATCCTTGCATTTCAGGAGAAGTTTTTTTTCTGTCTCGTCAGGTTTTTTCCCTCTCTTGAGATTGTCTTCAATCTTCTCGAGTCTTTTGTCAACAAGCTCAAGGTCTCCGAATATCATCTCCATCTCTATAGTATCAAAATCTCTTTTTGGATCGATACGTTCCATGGGATGCATTACAGACTCGTCATTAAAGCCTCTTACTACATGCACAAGAGCGTCAGCGTCTTTAATAAGGTCGAAGACCTTCTTGTTTTGTGCTGCATCACCCTTTGTAAGGCCGAGATAATCAATATATTCTACAGTTGCATGAGTTATCTTTTTCGGATTGTATATTTCTGCGAGTTTATCCAGCCTTTTATCAGGGACTTTGACAACGCCGATATGCGGCTCTCCTGTCTGGGTTGGATAGATAGTTGTTTCAAGGCTAAGGCCTGTCAGGGCGTTGAAAATTGCTGTTTTGCCTGAATTCGCGAGTCCGATAATTGCTGTTTTCAAATAATCCTCTTAAAACAATCCCTGTGGAATAGCTTTTCCAAGGTGTTTATACGCATGCTTGGTTGCAAATCTTCCTCTCGGAGTTCTTTCGATAAAACCTTCCTGAAGAAGATACGGCTCATATACATCCTCGATTGTTTCTTTATCTTCCCTTAAAACTGCTGAGAGGGTATCAACACCAACAGGCCCTCCGCTGAATTTATCGATTATTGTTGAGAGCAGTTTCCTGTCTGTGTCATCAAGGCCTCTTTCGTCAACATCGAGTGATTCAAGAGACTGCTGTGTTATTTTTATGTCGATTTCTCCATTGCCTATAACCTGTGCAAAATCTCTTATCCTTCTTAGCAGCCTGTTCGCTATTCTGGGGGTTCCCCTTGAACGCTTAGCGATTTCGACTGCCGCATTATCCCGGATAACTATCTCTAAAATTTTTGCAGAACGAAGTACGATTTCTTTTAATTGATCAGGCTCGTAAAATTCAAGCCTGTTTATGACCCCGAACCTGTCTCTTAACGGAGATGTAAGGAGTCCTGTCCTTGTTGTTGCACCCACGAGAGTGAAGCGAGGAAGCCCCAGTTTGAGTGTTTTTGCATTCGGTCCCTGACCGATGATTATATCCAGCTGAAAATCTTCCATTGCAGGATAAAGAACTTCTTCTACTATTCTTGGAAGACGATGTATCTCATCTATGAACAATATGTCGAAGTCAGAGAGGTTTGTAAGTATTGCAGCAAGATCTCCAGGCCGTTCAAGTACAGGTCCTGATGTTGAGCGTATATTTACCTTGAGTTCATTTGCAATTATTGTTGCAAGTGTTGTTTTTCCGAGCCCGGGAGGACCGCAGAACAACACATGGTCTAGAGGTTCTTTTCTCTGAGTTGCTGCTGTTATGAATACCTTTAGGTTTTCTTTTATCTTGTGCTGTCCAACAAAGTCATTGAATGATTTTGGCCGGAGATTTATCTCATATGGAAGATCATCCTCTTTTTTAAGAGGTGTTAATGGTCTTTCCGGTTCATTATCTTTTTTAATCATCTTCTGTTTTACTCACAGGCATTGCTGTTAAGATATTTTAATGTTTCCTTAAGCAGACGTTCTATGTCTTTATAGCCTTTCTTGTAAGCCATTTCAAGTGATTCTTGTGCAACTGATTTTTTATAACCAAGATTAACCAATGCAGAAAGAGTGTCTTCAAACAAACCGTCTTTTGTTTTTTCTCTTGAAGGAAGTTTTTCTCTAAGCTCAAGTATCAGTCTTTGCGCTGTTTTTTTGCCGAGGCCTGGGATTCTGCATAAAAGCGCGACGTCTTCTGTTTCTATTGCGCCAAGAAAATCATTATGAGATATGCCTGAGAGTATATTAAGAGCCATTTTAGGGCCAATGCCTGTTATGCTCAGGAGCGTTGTGAATATTTTTTTTCCTTCTTCTGATGAAAAACCATACAGTTGAATCGCATCTTCACGCACATGAGTATATATATATAGGAAGACTTCGCTGCCTTCTGCAGGCAGTGAGGATAGAATTGTCAGCGGAACATTAATATGATAACCTACGCCCTGAACTTCAACAATGACATTGTCAGGTTTTCGCGAAATGAGTCTGCCTTTTAATGAGCCGATCATGTTTTACATTTTAGCATATAAGACTGGATTATCTACGACAGTTTCATACTGCTTCTATATTATGCCTCGATAAGCTGCATTGATATGACCTTTGACGATCCAGGTTCTTCCATTGTAATTCCGTATATATAGTCGGCGGCTTCCATTGTTACTCTGTTATGGGTTATTACGATAAACTGGATGTCTTTTGAGAGTTCCTTTATCATCTTCCCAAATCTGACTGTGTTTGATTCATCAAGAGGCGCATCCGCCTCGTCAAGAATGCAAAGAGGAGTAGGCTTTAAAAGAAAACTTGCAAAGAGAAGAGACAAAGCTGTCAAAGCCTTTTCACCGCCTGAGAGCAAAGTTATATTTTGGAATTTTTTTCCAGGAGGCTGCGCTATAATGTCTATTCCTGTCTCTAATATGTTGTTTTCATCTGTCAGGACAAGCTCTGCTTTCCCGCCCCCGAACAATGAAACAAAGACCTCTGAGAACTTTACCTTCAACTCATCGAATGCATCTCTTAGTTTTTTTCTTGTTGTGCTGTTTATTTTTGTTATGGCTTCTTCCAGTTCTGCAATTGATTTATTCAAATCTTCCTGTTGTTTTGTAAGAAACTCGTATCTTTTTGTAAGTTCTTCGTACTCTTCCAGAGTACCGAGATTCACAGGGCCTAGCTCCTGTATCTTTGTCTTTAATTCCGCAAGTCTTTCTTCGTCTTCCGGAAGCAGCGGTTCTGTTGTTATGGTATTGATCTCCATCCCATAGTTCTGTCTGATGTTTTCTGTGAGATTCTCAATCTTCATTCGATGTTCTGTTTTTTCAACATCAAGCTCTGAAACCCTTGATGAAAGTCCGTCTATTTCGTGTCTTAAGGATTTTATGCTCTGTTCATGCACAAGGAGTTCCTGATTCTCCTGAGCTATTGCATCTTTTCTTCCGGATATATCTGCACTCAGGGTATCTGCATTAACCACCATTCCTTTTATTGACTCGTCGTTCTGGAGTATTTCTGTTTCTTTCTGCAATATGCGTTCTTCTACTGATTTAATCTCCTGCCCGATAGATATTTCTTTCTGAGATATTTCTTCGAGCGCATTTTTCACAGACATTTTTTCGTTTTGCAAAGCCTCAATTTTTTCCTTCTGCGATGTTAATGAGAGTTTCAGGTCTGTTGCATTTGTGCGCTGTTTCTCATAATCAGTTTTTTTTCGGCTTATTTCTTCTATAAGAACGGTCATTTGTGTCTCATGGAGATTTTTATCAGTCTCACCGGCTCCTGTTAATGTTTCTTTTTCTGTTATTTGTTTTTTTATTGATTCTTTTTCGTTCTTTATATTGTCCAACTCTGTTGACAGGTATGAAAGCTTCCTGTCTGTCCTGTCTTTTTCATCAAGATAATTGTCTGATGTGAGCTTGAAAAGCGAGAGCTCTTTCTCAACACCCACTCTGGCGGCTTCCAATTCTTTTATCTGGGATTCTTTTTCAATGAGTCTTTCCTGAAGAGTGTTAAGTTCCTTCTGGTTTTGCTCAATTAAGTCCTTTTTTTTCTGAACCGCATCTTCGATCTCTCTGATATCTCTTTTTCTTTTTAGGAGTCCTTTGCCTTCGCCTCCGATTACTGCGCCTGAAGGTTCGACTATCTCGCCTTCGAGCGTTACGAATA from Nitrospiraceae bacterium harbors:
- the ychF gene encoding redox-regulated ATPase YchF, which codes for MKTAIIGLANSGKTAIFNALTGLSLETTIYPTQTGEPHIGVVKVPDKRLDKLAEIYNPKKITHATVEYIDYLGLTKGDAAQNKKVFDLIKDADALVHVVRGFNDESVMHPMERIDPKRDFDTIEMEMIFGDLELVDKRLEKIEDNLKRGKKPDETEKKLLLKCKDALEKEMPLRTLEFSDEEQKIMKNLQFMSIKPEVIVLNIGEQDLNSEKTSLIISEIEKSLKEPQVKVLSLCGKFEMEVAQMAKEDAKAFLDDMGIAEPALNKLITISYDLLGLISFLTAGEPEVRAWTIRKGMTASEAAGKIHSDIERGFIRAETVSYDDLISNGSISVVREKGLLRLEGKTYEVKDGDIINFRFNV
- the ruvB gene encoding Holliday junction branch migration DNA helicase RuvB encodes the protein MIKKDNEPERPLTPLKKEDDLPYEINLRPKSFNDFVGQHKIKENLKVFITAATQRKEPLDHVLFCGPPGLGKTTLATIIANELKVNIRSTSGPVLERPGDLAAILTNLSDFDILFIDEIHRLPRIVEEVLYPAMEDFQLDIIIGQGPNAKTLKLGLPRFTLVGATTRTGLLTSPLRDRFGVINRLEFYEPDQLKEIVLRSAKILEIVIRDNAAVEIAKRSRGTPRIANRLLRRIRDFAQVIGNGEIDIKITQQSLESLDVDERGLDDTDRKLLSTIIDKFSGGPVGVDTLSAVLREDKETIEDVYEPYLLQEGFIERTPRGRFATKHAYKHLGKAIPQGLF
- the ruvA gene encoding Holliday junction branch migration protein RuvA — encoded protein: MIGSLKGRLISRKPDNVIVEVQGVGYHINVPLTILSSLPAEGSEVFLYIYTHVREDAIQLYGFSSEEGKKIFTTLLSITGIGPKMALNILSGISHNDFLGAIETEDVALLCRIPGLGKKTAQRLILELREKLPSREKTKDGLFEDTLSALVNLGYKKSVAQESLEMAYKKGYKDIERLLKETLKYLNSNACE